The segment CATTGAGCAAATCAATTCCCCAAGCTGATACAGGTGAAGAGGTCATTCAAGGACTAGCAGGCAATCCGAAAACGCTGCCTTGCCGTTATTTTTATGACGATCGCGGTTCACAACTATTCGAGCAGATCTGTGATACCCCAGAATACTATCCAACCCGCACTGAACAAGGCATCTTAGAAAGATATGCCCCAGAGATTGTGAAACTGACAGGAAATTGTGAATTGATTGAACTGGGTAGCGGCAGTTCTCGGAAAACTCGTGTCCTCCTCGAAGCTTATGGGCAGTTGGAGCAACCTCTCTATTATTTTCCGATCGATGTCAGCGAAGGCATTCTCAGAAGTACTGCTCTCGATCTATTAAATCAGTATCCAACTTTGCGGGTTTGTGGGTTAGCTGGAACTTATGAACAAGCCTTAGCAGAACTGCCCTCCTCTGAATTAGAAAATCGAATGCTAATTTTTCTAGGAAGTACTCTAGGAAATTTGGATCAGTCAGAGCGCGATCGCTTTCTCACACAAATCCAACATGCGCTCAAGCCTGGGGAGTTTTTCTTATTAGGGGTAGACTTGCAGAAGTCGGTTGATCTTCTCGAAGCTGCTTATAACGACGCTCAGGAAGTTACGGCCGCATTTAATCTCAATATTTTGCAGCATCTCAATCAGCAATTTCAGGGCAATTTCGATCTCACCCAGTTTCAGCATCTCGCTTTTTACAATCCTGTAGAGGATCGCATTGAAATGCATTTACAAAGTCTCATCAATCAGATTGTTAAGTTAGATGCACTAAACTATCAAGTTGCATTACAGGTAGGGGAAACGATTCGCACTGAACTCTCTCATAAGTTCCATCTCCCGATTCTAGAGCTAGAGCTTGAACATCACGCATTGCACCCTCTCCAAATCTGGACTGATGCGCGATCTCATTTTGGAGTTCTCCTCTGTCAGCGTCAATGTACTTCGCTGGATTGTCCATAAATTTTGATGTCTACTATGCTGAAAGAAGCTTCTCTTTGGAGCTTCTCAGCAAATTCTCATATCTGTCTCAGCTTTCCCTGGGCTTAGGTCGTGAAATGGGTAGTGTTCTAGACATAGGGAATTGGATCAGGGAGTGTCTCCCGTCAATTCGTGCCCAAGGTGCAGCGATCTCATGTAGTCGTTCGCTGAAGATCCGACGATGACAGGAGGCGTTATCACAGAAGAATTTTCGCACTTCAAATTACATCACCACCCGATAGTCCTCCCACGGTAAATCCCCGATTGTTCGTTCATATCGGCTATGCACTCGAATTGCTTCCTGCTGACAAATTGGACAGGGCGCAGAAGCTTGCGTTGAGCAAAGATTGATTTGCACTTGCTTCTGAACGCGATCTAGCTCATAGGTTTGAATCTGTATGTGTTCTGAGTCAGGGAGTAGTTGTAAAAGTTCCACGAGTCATCTGAAGCGTTCCTTGCCCTATTCTAGCGAATTGCTTCACCAAATTTGGACAAGTACCTGATGTGGAACTTCCGAGCTTTTGGTGATCTTGCCTCATAATAGAACTATCCGTCTCTTCAGGATTCTAGAGGCTGTGAAACTCCTCCAACATTTTCTGCCTGACTCTCAAAAACTTCGGCTCGAACATTGGCATTTTAAGGATTCAGAACCTCACTTATGGGCAGTCTTCACCTCAACTCAGACAAGGGCGGAATGCCCGGCTTGTCGTCAATCTAGCCAACGAGTGCATAGCCGTTATCAACGAACCTTAGAAGACTTGTCAATGGCACAATGCCGCCTGACGCTCCAGGTCAAAGTGCGAAAGTTCTTCTGTCTCAATCCGACCTGTTTGCGTCGAATCTTTACCGAGCGGCTTCCAGCAGTGGCAGCACCTTGGGCAAGAAAAACACTGCGTTTGGTGCTGCAATTGCAGCAGTTCGGGTTAGCCTTGGGCGGTGCTGCTGGCTCAACTCTTGTGAAACAACTGGGCTATGTCGTCAGTGGCAGTAGTCTTTAGAATTCTTAACCTGAACCGATTCCTTGAAAGCTTTACCTGGAGAGTTTAAGTACATAAAATTCTCCAGGGATAAGGGGTTCAGATCTACCCCAATCTTACCTCAATAAACTACCGGAATCGCCTGAAAAACACCCAAACGATAGCACTACTACACTAAGTTTGCTGTCAGAGAAATATCACTCTAAGGCCCAAAAAGCCTTTGGAACAAAGGCTTTTTGAGGACTTCGTTTAGAAAGCGGGTAACGCGATTCGAACGCGCGACATTCACCTTGGCAAGGTGACGCTCTACCACTGAGCTATACCCGCATTTGGTACTTTATTAATATCGCACACTAACTTGGAACTGTCAAGAAACTCCAACAAAAAAATTCGAGACCTAACTGCAGAGATCTCCCCGGTCAATTCGCATTATTCAGAGATAAGGTTAGTATGTATATTCTTATTGTTAATTAGCGCTACATTCAATGGTTCAGTACACCCTCGCTCAAAGCCCCGAAATTATCCTCACTGTTTCCGGTAAAGACTCGCCCAAAGCCCGCGAGAAAGCAATGGATCAACTCATGGAACTGATGGATGAAGGGAAACTACCAACAGACTTGGCAGATGGCTTCGGACCGCAAAATTTTATCGAAATTAAAGACCCTGGTAGTCAGCCTTCCAGTGATGAAGACGCGATTAATCAAGCTGTGCAAACGTTGAGCAGTCTGGCAACTTTGAAATTAAAGGCACAGGAATCTCGATCGGAAGCCCTCCAAGTTCGGAAGCATATCGATGTTCTCTTCACAGATGATCTCGTCACCGAAGAAGAAATCAATGGGCTGAAAGAAGGTTTTAAAGTCTTGAAAAGCTATGCCCAGACTAATCTGAGATATCGAGAAGCGCGATCGCAAGCCGAACAAGCCCGCACCATTTTAGATCGGGCATTGCAATCCTCAGAGCCAGAGCCGAGAAAGAAGTAGAATATAAGTGAAGATTAGTTAAGAAAACTTCATAAAATGACTGGCACTGCAAATCAAGTCGTCTCTCTGCCCACGTTTGAGAAACTGACGTGGGATTGGCAAGGGCATTCGATTCAGTACACCGTTCTGGGAACTGGGGAGCCTTTGGTATTGATTCATGGGTTCGGAGCTTCGATCGGGCATTGGCGAAAAAATATTCCAGTCTTGGCACAGGCAGGATATCAGGTATATGCGATCGATCTGCTCGGATTTGGAGGATCGGCAAAGCCTGCACTCGACTACACCGTTGAACTTTGGGTGGAATTAATTCGAGATTTTTGGGCAGCAAACATTCAGCGACCCACCGTGTTTATCGGAAATTCGATCGGGGGATTGCTCTGCCTCATGATTTTAGCGAATCACCCTGAAATCGCAGCAGGTGGAGTTTTGCTCAATCCAGCAGGCGGACTGAATCATCGCCCGGAGGAGTTAAACCTGCCGTTGCGATTGGTCATGGGAACATTTGCCAAATTGGTTGGATCAAAGCAGTTTGGACGATGGATGTTTGATCAAGTGCGTCAGAAAGGACGAATTCGCAACAGTCTCAGGCAGGTTTACCGCGATCCGGAGGCGATCACAGATGAATTAGTGGATTTATTGCATGAACCGTCTTGTCACCCAGGCGCTCAGCAAGTCTTTGCATCTGTGTTGATGGCACCGCCGGGACCGAAACCAACCGAGTTATTACCGAATATTCAATCCCCGCTTCTGGTGATTTGGGGGGAGGCAGACCCTTGGACACCGATCGCAGGATCACAAATCTACCAATCCCTTGTCCACTCCCAGCCTGTGCAATTCGTCTCAATTCCTAATGCAGGACATTGCCCCCATGACGAGCGTCCAGAGGTTGTCAATGAGTTCATTATTCAGTGGCTCACCGAACAGAAATAGGCAGATTTTAGCTGGCACCGTGCTTGGAGAAGTAAAACTCGCAGTTTCACGGAACGCTCCACAGGGATGAACAAGCTAGGCTCTAGGGTGAAATTCCTGAAATCCTAACGTAGGGCGGGGTGTTGCTATGACTCTTGATTCAAATCCCAAGCACGATCAGCTTTCAGTGGAGCGCGACACTGTTCTCCCGATCGAAGATGCGAACAGAGTTGTCTCAGAATCATTCCATGCAGATGGTGCCGAGGCAAATCAACTGTTGAACTTGGGAATAGAGTTACATCAACGCGGAGAACTCCATGCAGCGCTCAATACATTGCAGAAAGCGCATCTTCTGTATTGGGAAATGAATGATCAGCAAGGCGCAAAGCAGGCTCTTGAGGCATTAGGACAAGTCTGCTATACGTTGGGCGAGTATGCAAAAGCGATCGATTATTCGCAGCGGAGTCTTGTCCTAGCGCAGCAAATTCGGCAGTATCTCAGTAGCGTCAAACTGTTGGGAACACTCGGAAATGCGTATCGACATCTTGCAGACCACGAGAAAGCGATCGACTATCAGAAACAGAGTTTGATGTTAGCGCAGGAACTTCGCGATCAGCGGAGTGAGATGGCAGCCCTGAACAATTTGGGATTAGCCTACAAGGCAGCAAATGAACCGGAGATCGCGATCAAGTGTGAGCAGAAAGCATTGGAAATCGCCCAGAAATTGCAAGATTATGTCGCCACGGGACAGATTTTGAAGAATTTAGGCAACGCCTTCTACGCGCTCGGCGATTTTGAGCAAGCCATCGCTTATTACCAACAACGATTGGAGTTAGCAGGTAAATTAGGCGACCAGCGGTTGGAATTGCAGGTTTTACGGAATTTAGGCAACGCTTGTAATGTGACCGGAAATTATGAAACTGCGATCGCATATAATCTGCGGCGAGTTGAGATTGCACAAAAATTAGGTGATGTCCGTACACAGGAACAAGCGTTGGGGAGCCTGTGTGTGGCTTATGAAGCATTAGGTCGAACGACTTGCGCAATCAAATATTATCAGCAGCGATTGGAACTGGCACGTCAGAACCAGGATGAGCGATTGGAGTTGTATTTACTCAGCAATCTCAAGTCAGCATTCTCGATGCTTGGAGACTATACCAAAGCGAGTGAATATAGCGCACAAGCAAGACTAGGCTAGTGCGAAGTTGCAATCTAAGACGGTCGATTGATTGCTTCCGATTGAGAATATTGGGGTTTATAGGCATCTGCCGTTGCAATCAGAGACCATCCGGCATTGCGAAGCTTCTGATAAGTTGTCCATCCCTTCGATGCGCCGCGAATTTGTAAATCGGGAACGCGGTATTGGGGAAACGAGTGATAAGGTGTCCAAGTTTGGTGGGACTGTTCACGTAAATGCAGAATCTTCGTACCCCCACCCAATCCTGCCAACCAGCACATTTGTCCAGCCATTGCAGTGATTTCTCCAGTGAAAACGACGGTTGATATTGAAAGGCTTCAGTCGCCTCTCAACTGATTACGCCCACATTATGTCACCATTTATTAAAAATCATTGATAAAAAGGCAGAATTATGAGTCAAAGAATTATATCTTGCGGATGATTAATGGGGATAGAAATCAAGGCATCTGACGAATTCTAGGGTCAGATCCCTCGTGCTGAAATGACATAGGAAGAGTAAACTGCTGAGGAACAGTCGCTGAGATGAAAGTGTGGCGTTTATTCCTAAAAACGCTATTTTCTCCGTAATTTCCGGCTTTTTTTTCTATATATCTGAAGATTATTCAAAATTTCTTATCTATTTTCTTGAATTGCGGATAGATATAGAAGAACATTCAGATTGCACGATTCTGCTTTTTGTTCCCCATTTCCCTTGATAACTTTCTATGACATCAGTTTTGGCTTCTGAGATTTCTTTATATGAACTGGTCGCAGGTTCGACTTCAGCGCCGTTTGCGATGCAAGTTAGCCCGGTGACATTTAAGGCATTGATGAGTAGCCTCCTCGATCTACTGGTTGAGCAGAATGATACAGCTTCGGTATGGGTAAAGTTACCGAAGGGAGATGCGTGGCAAACAGAGTTTGATCGCTATTTGGAGCGAGCAGGGGCGGATCAACAAATTCACTGCTTTAAGAATCAGCGAGACGACAATCCCGATGCTGACTTAAAACAGGCATTCGCAGGGCTTGAGCGGACGGGGACAAACCAGCCCTCAACAGTTTTAGTATCGCCGGAGAGTCCGTTAAGACGAGAATATTTTTTGCTGATCTGGTCGAAACAGTTTTGTGGTTTGTTAGTGGGGCATCGGGCAAGACTTGCCCCGGTTTTACGGGAAGGGGATACGCTGGTTCAAGTGGATGAAGACGGCACTGAGAAGAAGCAGTCTTTGATGGCATTTTTGGTCGTTGATCCGATCGTCGTGCGCGAAGCGATCGCAAGTTTACAGCCTCTTATGCCTAGGAGTGCGACGTTGCCAGAGTGGGAGACGTTCGATCCGATGCTCGTCAATCAATTGTTAACAAAGCATATTCAGCGACAAGAGGAATTATGGCAGCGGGCAAGTACCCATCGCAAACAAGCTGAAATGGCGAATTTGCTTCAGCTTCAGAATGAGGAATTACTGAGTACAATTCGGTTGAAAGATGAGTTTCTGCATAATGTAGGGCAGGAGTTACGCACGCCATTGACCAATATGAAAACGGCATTGACGTTGCTAAATTCGCCGAGTCTAAAGCCGCCTCAAAAGCAGCGCTATATGGATTTGTTGGCGAGAGAATGCGATCGCCAAAGTTCACTGATTACAAGTTTGCTCGATCTCGTGAGCTTAGATCAGATGGCAGAGCAAACCACGGTTCAGGCGTTAAGTTTGGGGGATATTGTGCCGGGAGTCGTGAGTACATATCAACCACTGGCAGAAGAGAAAGGGGTGCGGTTAGCCTATACGATTCCAGAGAATTTGCCTGCAATTTCGTGCTTTCCGACTTGGTTGAAGCAGATTGTGATTAATCTGTTGCACAACGGAATCAAGTTCACACCGCGAGGGGGACAGGTCTGGGTGAGAGCGAAGCAGCAGGGTGATTATGTGCAGCTTGAGTTTCGCGATACGGGCATTGGCATTGCGGCTGGAGAGATTCCGAAGATTTTCGATCGCTTTTATCGGGTGCGGCAAGCGGTGGATGAAGATATGGGCGGGGCTGGATTGGGTTTAACGATCGTTCAAAAATTGTTGCTGCATTGCGGAGGTTCTATCTCGGTAAAGAGCCGGGTAGGAGATGGATCGACGTTTAATGTGCTACTGCCGATTTATCGAGGATCAGAAGAAGGGTAAGTCTTAAATATTTGAGAGAACCTGATTCAAAAAGGCTGAATTAAATAGACTGCGATGATCGGATTTCGGCTCTGCTCAGCCCACAAATTGTACTGGTTTTGAAGGCTGAGCACAGATGAAACATGAGCATTGAATGTAAGACTTTATAATCCTGCAAACCATTCGTAGCCTTGATCTTCCCAGTAGCCTTTTGAGCGACCGAGCTGGCTGACGAGCGTAATGCGAGTCACCCATTTGCTTTGTTTGTAGCCTAATTTGATCGGGGAGGCGAGGCGGAGAGGTGCGCCATTTTCGATCGGTAAGGGTTGACCGTTCTTTTGATAAGCCATCAGTGTTTGAGGATGCAAACACGATCGCAGATCCCAACTTTCTAAATAGCGATCGGCAGATTGAAAATAGACATATTGCACACCGGGTTTAGGCTGTGCGAGTTGGATTAAATCGCGCAGTCTGACTCCGCCCCATTGCACGATCGCTGCCCAACCCTCGACACATACGTGACGAATGATCATTGAGGTCAAGGGTAATTTGTAAATGTCTTCTAGGCTAAGTGACATCGGTTGATTGACTTCGCCATCAATGATCAGACGGAAGCGAGCAGGATCGATTTGTGGGGTGAATCCAAAGGTGTTGACGATCAATTGAGCCGGTTCAATCTGATTCGCTGCGAATTCTGGTACTGGAGTTTGGGGCTTGAATAGCAGTTCTTCAAATTTTTGATTGAAAGGTTCTGAAACGGCTCCAACGACATCTGCAAAGATAGGGACTCCACACCCCCCGAGAATTAACCCTGAACTTGAAATGCCAGCGATTTTGAGAAAGTCACGTCGCGAAAAATTTTGCATGAGGTTTACCAGAACATTGAATCGATCAGGCGACTGCCGCCGACTTTCAGCACGAGGAGAGAATGAACGATCGCAAATCCAATCACCGTTGGCACACTTAGGAAATGCACCACTCGCAACGCTTGCCAGTCGCCAAACATCTCGACAATCCAAGGAAATTGAGCGGGTTTATACATACCAATCCCGCTGAGAATGGCGAGCAGGAGAATCGGCACGATCGACGTATAAACGAGTCGATGCCACGCATACGCTTTGCGTTTGGGATTCTTTCCAGTTTGCAGGGCTTGAATATCGTTTGTGCCCACAAATCGATGCCGCCATCGCCGGGTCACAAGTACGTAAATCCCATACCAAACTAAATTGAGTGAGAAAAGCCACATGCCTGCAAAGTGCCAATCTCGCCCACCTGCCAGCCATCCCCCTAATGCAAAAATGGGCGGAATGGTCATACCTTGCCGTCCTCCAAACACAGGATTGGCATTGTAGATCTGGATTCCACTGGTCAGCATGATGAATAAACTGACAACATTGATCCAGTGAAAGGTTTTGGCAAGAATTGCCTGTTTTGGGAGAACTTTTAATTCCATCGGGATCGCGCAATCTTTACATCTTGTAATGTGACATAAAACTGTGAAAGTTGCGCGTCAAGCAGTTTGGGGCAATCGACGATGATAGATTGAGGGCAGTTTTTACTTGATGTCAGCTATGAGTTTATCAACGCTCATCCTCGTGGCGATGGGAATTGGGATTGGATTTGGGTCAGTGTTACATGATTTCTTTCCGAGTGCGATCGCTCCACTCGATCAGTATTTGCTCACACCCGTGGGGACTTCTTTTTTACGATTGATCCAATTCGTGGTTGTCCCGATCGTGTTTTCTTCACTAATTTTGGGACTGACTCGGATTCAAAATGCGGCTCAGGTTGGACGCTATGCCGTCAAGCTGATTTTGAGTTACTGCTTAACAAGCGGAGTTGCCGTCGTTGTGGGATTGGTGCTGGCAGTGGTGATCCGTCCTGGAGTTGGCGTATCCGGGTCTGGAACAATCGATATGGAAGCGATCGCACAATCTCAGTCGCTGATTGATTGGCTGGTCAGTTTGATCCCGACGAATCCGATCGAAGCGTTGAGCAATGGAAATTTGCTTCAGGTGATTTTTTCATCAGCATTGATCGGCGTAGCGATTCAGCTTGTTGGAGAAAAGGCAGCGAGTTTCGTCAGCTTTGTTGAGAGCTGTTATGCAATTTTTGAGAAAGTTCTCTCTCTCATTTTGTACGTCGCCCCGATCGGTGTGTTTGCTTTGATTAGCTCGGTGATTGCGACAGAGGGATTGCAACTGATTCTTAAGCTCTTTAATTATGTGTTCTTTCTCCTCGTTGGTAGTCTGCTGATGGTGGGCTTTTATCTATTGATCCTCTTTTTTCTCAAAGCAAAACCGATCAAATTACTACAAAGTCTAGTTCCTGCGCTATCTTTAGCATTTGGAACAGCCAGTTCTAACGCAGCGCTCCCGATCTTACTCAAAGACGTTCAGGAAGAGTATGGATTGCGCGAAGACATCGCAAGTTTCGCAATTCC is part of the Leptolyngbya boryana PCC 6306 genome and harbors:
- the egtD gene encoding L-histidine N(alpha)-methyltransferase, which codes for MIATQKNSQPDRFRWIPLSKSIPQADTGEEVIQGLAGNPKTLPCRYFYDDRGSQLFEQICDTPEYYPTRTEQGILERYAPEIVKLTGNCELIELGSGSSRKTRVLLEAYGQLEQPLYYFPIDVSEGILRSTALDLLNQYPTLRVCGLAGTYEQALAELPSSELENRMLIFLGSTLGNLDQSERDRFLTQIQHALKPGEFFLLGVDLQKSVDLLEAAYNDAQEVTAAFNLNILQHLNQQFQGNFDLTQFQHLAFYNPVEDRIEMHLQSLINQIVKLDALNYQVALQVGETIRTELSHKFHLPILELELEHHALHPLQIWTDARSHFGVLLCQRQCTSLDCP
- a CDS encoding transposase family protein; its protein translation is MKLLQHFLPDSQKLRLEHWHFKDSEPHLWAVFTSTQTRAECPACRQSSQRVHSRYQRTLEDLSMAQCRLTLQVKVRKFFCLNPTCLRRIFTERLPAVAAPWARKTLRLVLQLQQFGLALGGAAGSTLVKQLGYVVSGSSL
- a CDS encoding alpha/beta fold hydrolase, coding for MTGTANQVVSLPTFEKLTWDWQGHSIQYTVLGTGEPLVLIHGFGASIGHWRKNIPVLAQAGYQVYAIDLLGFGGSAKPALDYTVELWVELIRDFWAANIQRPTVFIGNSIGGLLCLMILANHPEIAAGGVLLNPAGGLNHRPEELNLPLRLVMGTFAKLVGSKQFGRWMFDQVRQKGRIRNSLRQVYRDPEAITDELVDLLHEPSCHPGAQQVFASVLMAPPGPKPTELLPNIQSPLLVIWGEADPWTPIAGSQIYQSLVHSQPVQFVSIPNAGHCPHDERPEVVNEFIIQWLTEQK
- a CDS encoding tetratricopeptide repeat protein, which gives rise to MTLDSNPKHDQLSVERDTVLPIEDANRVVSESFHADGAEANQLLNLGIELHQRGELHAALNTLQKAHLLYWEMNDQQGAKQALEALGQVCYTLGEYAKAIDYSQRSLVLAQQIRQYLSSVKLLGTLGNAYRHLADHEKAIDYQKQSLMLAQELRDQRSEMAALNNLGLAYKAANEPEIAIKCEQKALEIAQKLQDYVATGQILKNLGNAFYALGDFEQAIAYYQQRLELAGKLGDQRLELQVLRNLGNACNVTGNYETAIAYNLRRVEIAQKLGDVRTQEQALGSLCVAYEALGRTTCAIKYYQQRLELARQNQDERLELYLLSNLKSAFSMLGDYTKASEYSAQARLG
- a CDS encoding ATP-binding protein: MTSVLASEISLYELVAGSTSAPFAMQVSPVTFKALMSSLLDLLVEQNDTASVWVKLPKGDAWQTEFDRYLERAGADQQIHCFKNQRDDNPDADLKQAFAGLERTGTNQPSTVLVSPESPLRREYFLLIWSKQFCGLLVGHRARLAPVLREGDTLVQVDEDGTEKKQSLMAFLVVDPIVVREAIASLQPLMPRSATLPEWETFDPMLVNQLLTKHIQRQEELWQRASTHRKQAEMANLLQLQNEELLSTIRLKDEFLHNVGQELRTPLTNMKTALTLLNSPSLKPPQKQRYMDLLARECDRQSSLITSLLDLVSLDQMAEQTTVQALSLGDIVPGVVSTYQPLAEEKGVRLAYTIPENLPAISCFPTWLKQIVINLLHNGIKFTPRGGQVWVRAKQQGDYVQLEFRDTGIGIAAGEIPKIFDRFYRVRQAVDEDMGGAGLGLTIVQKLLLHCGGSISVKSRVGDGSTFNVLLPIYRGSEEG
- a CDS encoding molybdopterin-dependent oxidoreductase, with protein sequence MQNFSRRDFLKIAGISSSGLILGGCGVPIFADVVGAVSEPFNQKFEELLFKPQTPVPEFAANQIEPAQLIVNTFGFTPQIDPARFRLIIDGEVNQPMSLSLEDIYKLPLTSMIIRHVCVEGWAAIVQWGGVRLRDLIQLAQPKPGVQYVYFQSADRYLESWDLRSCLHPQTLMAYQKNGQPLPIENGAPLRLASPIKLGYKQSKWVTRITLVSQLGRSKGYWEDQGYEWFAGL
- a CDS encoding cytochrome b/b6 domain-containing protein — encoded protein: MELKVLPKQAILAKTFHWINVVSLFIMLTSGIQIYNANPVFGGRQGMTIPPIFALGGWLAGGRDWHFAGMWLFSLNLVWYGIYVLVTRRWRHRFVGTNDIQALQTGKNPKRKAYAWHRLVYTSIVPILLLAILSGIGMYKPAQFPWIVEMFGDWQALRVVHFLSVPTVIGFAIVHSLLVLKVGGSRLIDSMFW
- a CDS encoding dicarboxylate/amino acid:cation symporter; its protein translation is MSLSTLILVAMGIGIGFGSVLHDFFPSAIAPLDQYLLTPVGTSFLRLIQFVVVPIVFSSLILGLTRIQNAAQVGRYAVKLILSYCLTSGVAVVVGLVLAVVIRPGVGVSGSGTIDMEAIAQSQSLIDWLVSLIPTNPIEALSNGNLLQVIFSSALIGVAIQLVGEKAASFVSFVESCYAIFEKVLSLILYVAPIGVFALISSVIATEGLQLILKLFNYVFFLLVGSLLMVGFYLLILFFLKAKPIKLLQSLVPALSLAFGTASSNAALPILLKDVQEEYGLREDIASFAIPLGTALKRDGSAILQGFNAVFIAQMYDIPLTTSLVLAISLSTFLVSFSTPGVPGAGIIMMTTVLSAAGLPLQGIAIVAGVDRLTDGFKTVMNIIGNVSNAVILDRWETPQPSESQNEMLRAID